The Nitrospira tepida genome includes a window with the following:
- a CDS encoding HD domain-containing phosphohydrolase: protein MPFNQDPSQTDKPTILVVDDEAGPRDALKVILRPFFNVQSADCARDALRLLQEHRIDLITLDQKLPDRQGLDLLQDIKQLYRDIEVIIITGYGSLKSAMDGIRHGAAGYLLKPFNVTELITLINQTLDKKKRLDFLRAFLAGSQALWQSEDQAAQAWVRLRENYQALTKHKTERRIESGDYADLVPLLSSLLEAKDRNLLNHSSRVSFYATLLGNRLSLTPAEQKSLALGSFLHDLGMIGMEAAQTSEQTTAQAERLGRHTEIGARMVLSLGIPAEVGQIISYHHERYDGKGFPHGLQGEGIPLLARIVGIAEEFDRITSDGPSATPLPIDDAIRYVVQQAHTHFDPRLATMFAQVVSECKTSLPALALANVPISAPDP, encoded by the coding sequence ATGCCTTTCAACCAGGACCCCTCGCAGACGGACAAACCTACGATTTTAGTCGTCGACGACGAAGCCGGTCCCCGAGACGCCCTCAAAGTCATCCTGCGCCCCTTCTTCAATGTCCAATCGGCCGATTGCGCGCGCGACGCGCTCCGCCTCCTTCAAGAGCACCGCATCGATCTCATCACCTTGGATCAGAAGCTTCCCGACCGGCAGGGCCTTGATCTCTTGCAGGACATCAAGCAGCTCTATCGGGACATCGAAGTGATCATCATCACCGGCTATGGAAGCTTGAAATCCGCCATGGACGGCATTCGTCACGGGGCGGCGGGATACCTGCTCAAGCCCTTCAACGTGACCGAGCTGATCACGCTGATCAACCAAACGCTGGACAAGAAAAAGCGTCTCGATTTCCTCCGGGCCTTCCTCGCAGGCAGCCAGGCGCTCTGGCAATCAGAGGATCAGGCCGCACAGGCCTGGGTCCGGCTGCGGGAAAATTATCAGGCCTTGACGAAGCACAAGACTGAGAGGCGAATTGAGTCAGGGGACTATGCCGATTTGGTGCCGCTGCTCTCCAGCCTGCTGGAAGCCAAAGACCGGAACCTTCTGAATCATTCCAGCCGCGTCAGCTTCTACGCGACGCTGCTCGGAAACCGTTTGAGTCTGACTCCGGCGGAGCAGAAATCCCTGGCCTTGGGCTCGTTTCTCCACGACCTGGGCATGATCGGGATGGAAGCGGCTCAAACCTCGGAGCAAACGACTGCGCAAGCGGAACGGCTGGGGCGCCATACCGAAATCGGCGCCAGGATGGTCCTGTCGCTCGGCATTCCGGCCGAGGTCGGGCAGATCATCTCCTATCATCACGAACGGTACGACGGGAAGGGATTTCCGCACGGACTGCAAGGAGAAGGCATTCCGCTGCTGGCCCGCATCGTGGGGATCGCTGAAGAGTTCGACCGCATCACCTCCGACGGCCCGAGCGCTACGCCGCTCCCGATCGACGACGCCATCCGTTACGTCGTCCAGCAGGCCCATACTCACTTCGACCCGCGCCTGGCAACCATGTTTGCCCAGGTCGTCAGCGAATGTAAAACCTCTCTTCCGGCGCTGGCTCTGGCCAATGTCCCTATCTCCGCTCCTGATCCATAA
- the recN gene encoding DNA repair protein RecN: protein MLSELRVANFALIEQLQLTLPPGFVVLTGETGAGKSLLIDAIALLLGQRAAADLIRTGAEEAELEAAFSLSDPHPLVQHLRSLDLLGSQETELIVRRVLSRSGRSRTYVNSRLVPLQYLEQLSGVLVDIHGQHEQQSLLRPAMQLAAVDAFASHDHLRGQYKRAFEQWRLARRIATEAEAQALDLRQREELLRFQAKEIQDAAPSPEEDRELLEELQRLRHADKLQSLSEAAYQILYQADGAVLGQLAMVERQAQELAGIDRTTADWLPEIRTVKVKLRDLADEVRRYRDRIAADPSKLAEVDDRLALLERLKKKYGGTLEAVCRKGDELLAALSLLDHSQDRLHNLQEDERQAFQEVRRLADQLSAARERTAALLESRLQREFTDLQMPHARLQVKIERNDGDELFDPAGQDRAEFLFSANKGEPLRPLARVASGGELSRVMLGLKTALAAHDTVPTLIFDEIDAGVGGAAAEAIGRRLRALAAYHQVLCVTHLPQVASQAHAHVLVEKQARNRRTQTSVRLLDAGSRAEEIAKMLGGQTVTSTMRRAAAELLKQGGQAESD, encoded by the coding sequence ATGCTCAGCGAGTTGCGAGTTGCCAACTTTGCGCTGATCGAGCAACTCCAGCTCACTCTTCCGCCAGGATTCGTCGTGCTGACCGGTGAAACCGGGGCCGGCAAATCCCTTCTCATCGATGCGATCGCGCTGCTGCTCGGCCAGCGGGCGGCGGCGGACCTCATCCGGACCGGAGCGGAGGAGGCCGAACTGGAAGCCGCCTTTTCTCTCTCCGATCCCCACCCGCTCGTTCAGCACCTTCGTTCGCTCGACCTGCTCGGTTCCCAGGAGACGGAGCTGATCGTCCGGCGCGTCCTCTCCCGGTCGGGCCGGAGCCGGACCTATGTGAACAGCCGCCTGGTGCCGCTTCAGTACCTGGAACAACTCTCCGGGGTGCTCGTGGATATTCACGGGCAGCACGAACAGCAGTCCCTGCTACGTCCGGCCATGCAACTGGCCGCAGTGGACGCCTTTGCATCTCACGATCATCTGCGGGGACAATATAAGCGGGCCTTCGAGCAGTGGCGTCTGGCGCGCCGGATAGCGACGGAGGCGGAAGCCCAGGCCCTGGATCTCCGGCAGCGAGAAGAGCTGCTGCGGTTTCAGGCTAAAGAAATTCAGGATGCGGCGCCGTCGCCTGAAGAGGATCGGGAGTTGCTTGAGGAACTCCAGCGGCTCCGCCATGCGGACAAGCTCCAGAGCCTCTCCGAGGCCGCATACCAGATTTTGTATCAGGCTGATGGGGCGGTGCTGGGACAACTGGCGATGGTGGAGCGGCAGGCGCAAGAGCTGGCCGGAATCGACCGGACAACCGCGGACTGGCTGCCCGAGATCCGTACGGTCAAGGTCAAGCTGCGGGACCTGGCCGATGAAGTTCGGCGGTATCGGGACCGGATCGCCGCCGATCCGTCGAAACTGGCCGAGGTGGACGATCGGTTGGCCCTCTTGGAGCGTCTGAAAAAGAAATACGGCGGCACGCTGGAGGCGGTATGCCGGAAAGGCGACGAGCTGCTGGCAGCCCTCTCTCTGCTGGATCATTCACAGGATCGGCTGCACAACCTGCAAGAGGATGAGCGGCAGGCCTTCCAAGAAGTCCGCCGGCTCGCAGATCAGTTGTCGGCCGCCCGGGAACGCACGGCCGCTCTCCTGGAAAGTCGCCTCCAACGGGAGTTCACGGATCTTCAAATGCCGCACGCACGGTTGCAGGTCAAGATCGAACGGAACGACGGCGACGAGCTCTTCGACCCGGCCGGCCAGGATCGGGCTGAATTTCTCTTTTCGGCCAACAAAGGGGAACCGTTGCGTCCCCTGGCGCGGGTGGCGTCGGGCGGGGAGTTGTCCCGGGTCATGCTGGGGCTCAAGACGGCGTTGGCCGCGCACGATACCGTTCCAACGCTGATCTTCGATGAGATCGACGCCGGCGTCGGAGGAGCGGCAGCCGAGGCGATCGGCCGGCGGCTCAGGGCGCTGGCGGCCTATCACCAGGTGTTGTGCGTCACACATCTCCCGCAGGTCGCGTCGCAGGCCCACGCGCATGTTCTGGTGGAAAAGCAGGCCAGGAATCGGAGGACACAGACCTCGGTCAGGCTCCTGGATGCGGGATCGCGGGCCGAGGAGATCGCCAAGATGTTGGGAGGCCAGACGGTCACGTCGACGATGCGTCGGGCTGCGGCGGAGTTGTTGAAACAGGGCGGGCAGGCCGAGTCGGACTGA
- a CDS encoding HoxN/HupN/NixA family nickel/cobalt transporter: MSDFHFLTMLGLGFVLGFRHALDADHVAAVSTMLARSSSVWRSGLVGLSWGVGHTVMLLAAGTVMMAFQVAIPEPVAQALEGVVGLMLIILGGSLAWTLYAERWHWHSHEHDGARHLHIHHHHRSPDHDHLHWWNGAWKPFAVGMVHGLAGSAALLLLVLSNVGTLGQGLAYIAVFGVGSILGMMVTGALISMPMVYAGSWGAWGPVAQVVVRGMVSLGTVGVGAVMVAQAGFVSL; this comes from the coding sequence ATGTCTGATTTTCACTTCCTGACCATGTTGGGGTTGGGTTTTGTCCTGGGGTTTCGCCATGCCCTGGATGCGGACCATGTGGCGGCCGTCTCGACGATGCTGGCGCGGTCGTCGTCGGTCTGGCGCTCCGGGCTGGTGGGCCTCTCGTGGGGCGTCGGGCATACGGTGATGTTGCTGGCGGCTGGCACCGTCATGATGGCCTTCCAGGTGGCGATCCCCGAGCCGGTGGCGCAGGCGCTCGAAGGGGTGGTCGGCCTGATGCTCATCATCCTCGGTGGCTCGCTCGCGTGGACGCTCTACGCCGAGCGATGGCATTGGCACAGCCACGAACATGACGGCGCGCGCCATCTGCACATCCACCACCATCACCGCAGTCCGGACCATGATCACCTGCATTGGTGGAACGGGGCCTGGAAACCCTTTGCCGTCGGCATGGTCCACGGACTGGCCGGATCGGCCGCTCTGTTGCTGCTGGTCCTCTCTAATGTCGGGACGTTGGGGCAGGGGCTGGCCTATATTGCGGTCTTTGGTGTCGGGTCGATTCTCGGTATGATGGTGACCGGTGCGCTGATCAGTATGCCGATGGTGTACGCCGGGTCCTGGGGAGCCTGGGGACCGGTCGCGCAGGTGGTGGTGCGGGGCATGGTGAGTCTTGGCACGGTCGGCGTCGGCGCGGTCATGGTCGCGCAGGCCGGATTCGTGAGCCTGTAA
- a CDS encoding bifunctional folylpolyglutamate synthase/dihydrofolate synthase translates to MPSSYASSVAFLYGLQRHGIKLGLETIRSLLAALEHPERRFPSLHIGGTNGKGSTAAIVASVLAAAGYRVGLYTSPHLVDFRERIRVNGELIAEDRVAALTDDLRAACPPGLSPTFFEFTTAMAFRHFADSAVDVAVLEVGLGGRYDATNVVTPLVSGITTVSFDHEEFLGHDLPSIAFEKAGIIKPLVPVVTGSLPSEAARVVEMVAKEQQAPLLRLGKDYSILGRHPGDCRFSGRRWRFTGLSCPLQGTHQLDNLGCALMMIESAAERGLAISEQAVRHGVRGVEWEGRLETVGQEPMLLLDGAHNPAAAEALSDYLRQLRARPEHPDRSVILLIGMMRDKDHSRFLRALLPLADQVVLTQAGLARSAPVETLRAAIPPGGPPVQVEPAVADALALARRLARPSDIICVTGSLMIIGEVKALLRGSALSPLRG, encoded by the coding sequence ATGCCGTCCTCCTACGCCTCCTCGGTCGCCTTCCTCTACGGGCTCCAACGACATGGGATCAAACTCGGCTTGGAGACCATCCGGTCGTTGCTGGCGGCGCTGGAGCATCCGGAACGCCGGTTTCCTTCGCTCCATATCGGCGGCACCAACGGGAAGGGGTCCACCGCGGCGATCGTGGCGTCGGTGCTCGCCGCGGCCGGCTATCGCGTCGGACTGTACACGTCGCCTCATCTGGTGGACTTCCGCGAACGCATCCGGGTCAACGGCGAGCTGATTGCCGAGGACCGGGTCGCGGCCCTGACCGATGATCTCCGTGCGGCCTGCCCGCCCGGGCTGAGTCCCACGTTCTTCGAGTTCACAACGGCCATGGCCTTCCGGCATTTCGCGGATTCGGCGGTCGATGTGGCCGTGCTGGAAGTGGGGCTCGGCGGCCGGTACGACGCGACCAACGTTGTCACGCCGCTGGTCTCGGGCATTACCACGGTCTCGTTCGACCATGAGGAGTTCCTCGGCCATGATCTGCCCTCGATCGCGTTTGAGAAGGCCGGCATCATCAAACCGCTGGTCCCGGTCGTCACCGGATCGCTGCCGAGCGAAGCCGCGCGGGTGGTTGAGATGGTCGCCAAGGAGCAACAGGCGCCGCTGTTGCGGCTGGGAAAGGACTATTCGATTCTCGGGCGGCATCCGGGGGACTGCCGGTTCAGCGGCCGCCGGTGGCGGTTCACGGGTTTGTCCTGTCCCTTGCAGGGAACGCATCAATTGGATAATCTCGGCTGCGCGCTCATGATGATCGAGTCGGCCGCGGAACGCGGGTTGGCGATCTCCGAGCAGGCCGTGCGGCACGGAGTCCGCGGGGTCGAATGGGAAGGGCGCCTCGAAACGGTCGGGCAAGAGCCGATGCTGCTGTTGGACGGGGCGCATAATCCGGCCGCGGCGGAAGCCTTGAGCGACTATCTCCGGCAACTGCGCGCGCGCCCGGAACACCCGGATCGTTCGGTCATTCTCTTGATCGGCATGATGCGCGATAAAGACCATTCCAGATTTCTCCGCGCCCTGCTCCCGCTGGCCGATCAGGTCGTGCTGACCCAGGCCGGTCTGGCCCGTTCCGCGCCGGTCGAGACCCTGCGCGCGGCGATCCCGCCGGGCGGGCCGCCCGTGCAAGTCGAGCCGGCCGTGGCCGACGCGCTGGCGCTCGCGCGGCGCCTGGCCCGTCCGTCGGACATCATCTGCGTGACCGGTTCCCTCATGATCATCGGAGAGGTGAAGGCTTTGCTGCGTGGCTCCGCTCTGTCGCCGCTCCGGGGTTGA
- a CDS encoding LPS-assembly protein LptD gives MRDFPQSVVWVLWLLCPLLAILSAHSAPAQPIAASSVATSGSANSRVEVTGDRIEYLQEVDTYQADGSVVILYGDQRLTADHVTIHALTGHVIATGNVHLVGPVSEVWGEQLRLDINTEGGLVANGQVHFKQTNTFATGRLLQRYSESHYRIKEGSFTNCDAKDGEVPAWRFTFQDLDLDTSDSLAMKGAWFCVLDHKLLPLPTLTYPVSYRKTGFLIPSPTFDNRFGLGMQVPFFWAINPSQDLLITPNYYSNLGYGSDFGYRYILNRQSRGQWLASVFQQEQLPKVSGVQEAGADVRRIRGLLSGNHVQQFDQDLRMIAQVFFVSDPDYLQQLSNSGVARALPSGESNLLTTQRWGTGNLYLLGQYLQPLQSGGSDTFQRLPELGYSMANTATPLTGPLQFNMDTGMTYFYRDEGFHVGRATIMPGLTTDTLNLGHVVGLTPQAKFLESYYSRGAVEDVSVQRQTFWAALEAKSRLTKRYGTGDGTSMLHTIEPQVIYEYVPASDQSQIAQIDQLDDLPKKNLVTYAVRSRLLENKRSGSAFNWLDLMIAQSYHVGAVQTRARDFTPGAPPTLGTITQPLFPATTTVDGRKFSDLWIRAMIGNNTPEFIPGLTPNTIDIWSRHYSLNQYLTVDAFVDPYKGTLSQFNTDFRVQNNNAWYIEVGQRYAREGNLVRRGDIWNPISFNEVYAPTSEIQFVTAMAAVRLSQGWTVGARGYYDLKNGRSPEYDVVGMYQNPCKCWSLGMWYLQFPDRVQYNVVLSLTGIGWTENFGTAVLKTILSPIMIGERGLPWAAVGGPYGRMQPAGQSGASAIK, from the coding sequence ATGAGGGATTTCCCTCAGTCGGTGGTCTGGGTCCTCTGGCTCCTCTGTCCGCTCCTGGCCATCCTGTCCGCCCATTCCGCTCCGGCTCAACCGATCGCGGCCTCCAGCGTGGCGACGAGCGGCTCGGCCAATTCGCGCGTCGAGGTCACGGGCGATCGGATCGAATACCTCCAGGAAGTGGACACCTATCAGGCCGACGGGTCGGTCGTGATCCTCTATGGCGATCAACGCCTCACGGCTGATCATGTCACCATCCATGCGCTCACGGGCCACGTCATCGCCACCGGCAACGTCCATTTGGTCGGGCCGGTGTCGGAAGTCTGGGGCGAGCAATTGCGGTTGGACATCAATACGGAAGGCGGCCTGGTCGCCAACGGCCAGGTCCATTTCAAGCAAACGAACACGTTCGCCACCGGACGTCTGTTGCAGCGCTATTCCGAAAGCCATTACCGCATCAAAGAGGGGTCCTTCACCAACTGCGATGCCAAGGACGGGGAGGTGCCGGCCTGGCGGTTTACGTTCCAGGATCTGGATCTCGACACGAGCGACAGTTTGGCCATGAAGGGGGCGTGGTTTTGCGTGTTGGACCACAAGCTCTTGCCGTTGCCGACCTTGACCTATCCGGTCAGCTACCGCAAGACGGGGTTCCTGATCCCCTCGCCGACGTTCGACAATCGCTTCGGGTTGGGCATGCAGGTCCCGTTCTTTTGGGCGATCAATCCCAGCCAGGATCTGCTCATCACGCCGAATTACTACAGCAATCTGGGCTATGGGTCGGATTTTGGTTATCGCTACATCCTGAACCGGCAATCGCGGGGCCAGTGGCTGGCGAGCGTCTTTCAGCAGGAGCAGCTCCCAAAGGTATCGGGTGTGCAGGAAGCAGGGGCGGATGTCCGGCGCATCCGCGGCCTGCTCAGCGGCAACCATGTGCAGCAATTCGATCAGGATCTCCGGATGATCGCGCAGGTGTTCTTCGTGTCGGACCCCGATTATCTCCAGCAACTCAGCAATTCGGGCGTCGCGCGGGCCTTGCCAAGCGGGGAGTCGAACCTGCTGACCACCCAGCGGTGGGGAACCGGCAATCTGTATCTGCTCGGGCAATATCTCCAGCCCTTGCAGTCCGGCGGCAGCGACACGTTCCAGCGCCTGCCCGAACTCGGCTACAGCATGGCGAATACGGCGACCCCCCTCACCGGGCCGCTTCAATTCAACATGGATACGGGCATGACCTATTTCTACCGGGACGAGGGATTTCATGTCGGCCGCGCCACCATCATGCCGGGCTTGACCACCGACACGTTGAACCTCGGCCATGTCGTGGGGCTCACCCCGCAAGCCAAGTTTCTGGAATCCTATTACTCGCGCGGGGCGGTCGAGGATGTCTCGGTGCAGCGCCAGACCTTCTGGGCGGCGCTGGAGGCCAAGTCGCGGCTCACGAAACGGTATGGGACGGGCGACGGCACCAGCATGCTCCACACGATCGAGCCCCAGGTGATCTACGAATACGTGCCGGCCTCGGATCAGTCCCAGATCGCTCAGATCGACCAATTGGACGATTTGCCCAAGAAAAATCTGGTGACCTATGCCGTGCGCAGCCGATTGCTGGAGAACAAGCGCTCCGGCAGCGCCTTCAACTGGCTGGATCTGATGATTGCGCAGAGCTACCACGTCGGAGCGGTGCAAACCAGAGCACGGGATTTCACGCCGGGCGCGCCCCCGACGCTCGGCACGATCACCCAACCGTTGTTTCCCGCCACCACCACGGTCGACGGCCGGAAATTTTCCGATCTGTGGATCCGGGCGATGATCGGCAACAACACCCCGGAATTCATCCCCGGTCTGACCCCGAACACGATCGATATCTGGTCGCGCCACTATTCGTTGAACCAGTACCTCACGGTGGACGCCTTCGTCGATCCCTATAAGGGAACCTTGAGCCAGTTCAACACCGATTTCCGGGTGCAGAACAACAATGCCTGGTATATCGAGGTCGGCCAGCGCTATGCCCGCGAGGGCAATCTCGTGCGCCGCGGGGACATCTGGAATCCGATTTCATTCAACGAGGTCTATGCGCCGACGTCGGAGATTCAGTTCGTCACGGCCATGGCGGCCGTGCGCCTGTCGCAGGGATGGACGGTCGGGGCCCGCGGCTATTACGACCTGAAAAACGGGCGGAGTCCGGAGTACGATGTCGTCGGGATGTACCAGAACCCATGCAAGTGCTGGTCGCTCGGGATGTGGTACCTGCAGTTTCCCGACCGCGTGCAGTACAACGTGGTGCTCAGCCTGACGGGAATCGGATGGACGGAGAACTTCGGCACCGCGGTCCTGAAGACCATTCTCTCGCCGATCATGATCGGCGAGCGAGGCCTGCCCTGGGCGGCGGTGGGAGGCCCCTACGGTCGCATGCAGCCGGCCGGACAGTCCGGCGCCTCTGCCATCAAATGA
- the accD gene encoding acetyl-CoA carboxylase, carboxyltransferase subunit beta — MAWFKKQKTTVEEPPRKPKTAEGMWLKCNHCREIIYRKEVERNHRVCPKCDYHFPISVLERIALLIDVGTFKEWDTDLEAQDPLQFQDQRSYKDRLKAQQDKTGRKDALVTGEGLIHGRKAVLCVFDFGFMGGSMGSVVGEKFCRAVDRAIEQKLPVILVTSSGGARMQEGTLSLMQMAKTSGAVAKLHEARLPFISVLADPTFGGVTASVAMLGDVILAEPKALIGFAGPRVIEQTIKQQLPDGFQRAEFLLEHGMIDRIVERKQLKDTLATLIGHL, encoded by the coding sequence ATGGCGTGGTTCAAGAAGCAGAAGACGACGGTTGAAGAGCCTCCGCGAAAGCCGAAAACGGCGGAAGGCATGTGGCTCAAGTGCAACCACTGCCGCGAGATCATTTATCGCAAGGAGGTGGAGCGGAACCATCGCGTCTGCCCCAAGTGCGACTACCACTTTCCGATCAGCGTGCTCGAACGGATTGCCTTGCTTATCGACGTCGGCACGTTCAAGGAATGGGATACGGACCTGGAGGCGCAGGACCCCTTGCAGTTCCAGGATCAACGGTCGTACAAGGACCGGCTTAAGGCCCAGCAGGACAAGACCGGCCGCAAGGACGCGCTCGTCACGGGCGAAGGGCTCATCCATGGACGGAAGGCCGTCCTCTGCGTGTTCGACTTCGGGTTCATGGGCGGCAGCATGGGGTCGGTGGTCGGGGAGAAATTCTGCCGCGCGGTGGATCGCGCCATTGAACAGAAGCTGCCGGTCATCCTGGTCACCTCGTCGGGCGGCGCGCGGATGCAGGAAGGCACCTTGTCGCTGATGCAGATGGCCAAGACCTCGGGCGCGGTGGCCAAGCTCCATGAAGCCCGGTTGCCCTTTATCTCGGTCCTGGCCGATCCGACCTTCGGCGGGGTGACCGCGAGCGTCGCGATGCTGGGCGATGTGATTCTGGCCGAACCGAAGGCCCTGATCGGATTCGCCGGACCCCGCGTGATCGAACAGACGATCAAGCAACAGTTGCCCGACGGCTTTCAACGCGCCGAATTTCTGCTCGAACACGGCATGATCGACCGCATTGTCGAACGCAAGCAATTGAAAGACACCCTGGCTACCCTGATCGGACACTTGTAA
- the trxA gene encoding thioredoxin, producing the protein MAGLALKVDDKNWEAEVINAPELVMVDFWAVWCGPCQMVAPIVDELAQEYAGRVRVRKLNTDENPEIAGRYQIMSIPTILFFKNGQLAERLVGARPKRQFKDVIDSLLAKPSATT; encoded by the coding sequence GTGGCTGGCTTAGCGCTGAAAGTCGATGATAAGAACTGGGAAGCCGAAGTGATCAACGCGCCGGAACTCGTCATGGTCGATTTCTGGGCGGTGTGGTGCGGACCCTGCCAGATGGTGGCGCCCATCGTGGATGAGCTGGCCCAGGAATATGCCGGTCGGGTGCGGGTTCGAAAGCTGAACACGGATGAAAACCCGGAAATTGCCGGCCGCTATCAGATCATGAGCATTCCGACCATTCTGTTTTTCAAGAACGGTCAATTGGCCGAGCGTCTGGTTGGCGCCCGTCCCAAGCGACAGTTCAAGGACGTGATCGATTCGTTGTTGGCGAAGCCCTCCGCGACCACCTGA
- a CDS encoding sigma-54-dependent transcriptional regulator, translating into MKRRILIVDDEPRVRTSLKMVLEPTYEVLQAADAQEGLDLFRRESPHLVLLDVILPGMDGLAVLEKLQAEDRSVPVIMLTGTKAVKTAVDAMKLGAADYISKPFEIDELRIIIAKALENQELEREVRYLRAQVVHRYGFHNLIGKSSAMQEIYSKIEQVADSRTTVMITGESGTGKELVARALHYNSARRDRPFVALNCAALPETLIESELFGHEKGSFTDATARRVGQFELAHTGTLFLDEIGDLSPTTQAKLLRVLQEREFTRIGGVQPIKVDVRIVAATNKSLDELVRRGTFREDLYYRINVISLYLPPLRERGEDVALLAKHFLSKRNEEDKRPPQDFSKEALELICRYPWPGNVRELQNVIEQAVLWSQGAAIMPDHLPNSLKSDTKSSTLREDILSGRVSLEKAVMDFEKDIILDALRRTNYVQTHAATLLGISRRMLKYRMDTLGISRPETVPAASDPPSMTQE; encoded by the coding sequence ATGAAGAGACGCATTCTGATCGTTGACGATGAGCCACGGGTCCGCACGTCGCTCAAGATGGTGTTGGAGCCGACCTATGAGGTGCTCCAGGCCGCGGATGCGCAGGAAGGGTTGGACCTGTTCAGGCGCGAAAGTCCGCATCTCGTGCTGCTCGACGTGATCCTCCCCGGAATGGACGGCCTTGCCGTGCTCGAGAAATTGCAAGCGGAAGACCGTTCGGTCCCGGTCATCATGCTCACCGGCACGAAAGCCGTAAAGACGGCCGTGGACGCCATGAAGCTCGGCGCCGCCGATTACATTTCGAAACCGTTCGAAATCGACGAACTCCGCATCATCATCGCCAAGGCCCTGGAAAACCAGGAACTGGAGCGCGAAGTCCGATACCTGCGCGCCCAAGTGGTTCACCGGTACGGGTTTCACAATCTGATCGGAAAAAGCTCGGCGATGCAGGAGATTTATTCCAAGATCGAGCAGGTTGCCGACAGCCGGACCACCGTGATGATTACCGGGGAAAGCGGCACCGGCAAGGAACTGGTTGCGCGGGCGCTCCATTACAACAGCGCCCGCCGGGACCGCCCGTTCGTCGCGCTGAACTGCGCGGCCTTGCCCGAGACCCTGATCGAAAGCGAACTCTTCGGACATGAAAAGGGGTCGTTCACCGACGCCACCGCCCGCCGCGTCGGCCAGTTCGAGCTCGCCCATACGGGCACGTTATTCCTGGACGAGATCGGGGACTTGAGCCCGACCACGCAGGCCAAACTGCTTCGAGTTCTTCAAGAGCGAGAATTTACGAGGATCGGCGGCGTGCAACCGATTAAGGTGGATGTCCGGATCGTGGCGGCCACGAACAAGAGCCTGGACGAATTGGTGCGGCGCGGCACGTTTCGCGAGGATCTCTACTACCGCATCAACGTCATCTCCCTGTACCTCCCGCCGCTGCGCGAGCGCGGAGAAGACGTCGCGTTGCTGGCCAAGCATTTTCTGAGCAAGCGCAACGAGGAAGACAAGCGCCCCCCACAGGACTTTTCCAAGGAAGCCTTGGAGTTAATCTGCCGCTATCCCTGGCCCGGCAACGTGCGCGAGCTGCAAAACGTCATCGAGCAGGCCGTGCTCTGGTCCCAAGGGGCCGCGATCATGCCCGACCACCTCCCCAACTCGCTGAAGTCCGACACCAAATCCAGCACGCTCCGCGAGGATATCTTGTCGGGACGCGTGTCGCTGGAAAAGGCCGTCATGGATTTCGAGAAGGACATCATTTTGGACGCGCTGCGCCGGACCAATTACGTGCAGACTCATGCCGCCACGCTGCTCGGCATCAGCCGGCGCATGCTCAAGTACCGAATGGACACTCTCGGCATTTCACGTCCGGAGACGGTCCCCGCCGCTTCTGACCCTCCATCGATGACGCAGGAATAA